A section of the Candidatus Saccharimonadia bacterium genome encodes:
- a CDS encoding trypsin-like peptidase domain-containing protein — protein sequence MTDFSEQREHELVVPRPPVRARMLGAGPKVLAAAIVLGLVGGMAGSYMFVRYFASAIPADRKQLVVQESSAVVDVAQKVSPAVVSITTKAVTQDFFGRPTQTEGAGTGMIVTADGLILTNRHVVDDATANYTVVTSDGKTYAAKVVSRDSINDIAFVQITASNLPTVALGDSGAVKVGQRVVAIGNALGQFQNTVTEGIISGLSRGVTAGDSNATIGGSTENLQNLLQTDAAINPGNSGGPLVNLDGQVVGINTAVAGQGQNLGFAIPINEVKPLVASVKSAGRIVRPYLGVRYVAVDKQVAAEGNLSVSNGAWVKAANDQNPGVVPGSPAAKAGVKEGDIITKVGGDTIDATHSLQSLVGKHKVGDKVGVMVLRDGKTQTLSVTLEAAPVQ from the coding sequence ATGACGGATTTTTCTGAGCAACGTGAGCATGAGCTGGTAGTGCCCCGGCCGCCGGTGCGGGCGCGGATGTTGGGCGCGGGGCCCAAGGTGTTGGCGGCGGCGATTGTGCTGGGCTTGGTGGGTGGTATGGCTGGGTCGTATATGTTTGTGCGCTACTTTGCGTCGGCGATTCCGGCCGATCGCAAGCAGTTGGTGGTGCAGGAAAGCTCGGCGGTCGTGGACGTGGCGCAGAAGGTGAGCCCGGCGGTGGTGTCGATCACGACCAAAGCGGTGACGCAGGATTTCTTTGGCCGGCCCACGCAAACCGAGGGCGCCGGTACCGGCATGATTGTGACGGCCGACGGTTTGATTTTGACCAACCGCCACGTGGTGGACGACGCGACGGCCAATTACACAGTGGTGACGAGTGACGGCAAGACCTATGCCGCCAAGGTGGTGTCGCGCGATAGCATCAATGACATTGCGTTCGTGCAGATTACGGCCAGCAACCTGCCGACGGTGGCACTGGGCGACAGCGGGGCGGTGAAGGTGGGTCAGCGCGTGGTGGCGATCGGGAACGCGCTGGGCCAGTTTCAAAATACGGTGACGGAAGGGATTATTTCGGGCTTGTCGCGGGGTGTGACGGCCGGCGATAGTAACGCGACCATCGGGGGTTCGACCGAGAACTTGCAGAATTTGCTGCAGACTGATGCGGCGATTAATCCGGGTAACTCCGGCGGTCCGCTCGTGAATCTGGACGGCCAGGTGGTGGGTATAAATACCGCGGTGGCGGGACAAGGGCAGAATTTGGGCTTTGCGATCCCGATAAACGAGGTGAAGCCCTTGGTGGCTAGCGTGAAGAGCGCCGGCCGGATTGTGCGGCCGTACCTGGGGGTGCGCTACGTGGCGGTGGATAAGCAAGTAGCCGCCGAAGGTAACCTGTCGGTGAGTAACGGCGCGTGGGTGAAGGCGGCGAATGATCAAAACCCCGGGGTGGTGCCGGGCTCGCCGGCAGCCAAGGCGGGGGTGAAGGAGGGGGATATTATTACGAAAGTGGGCGGCGATACGATTGATGCGACGCATAGTTTGCAGTCGCTGGTGGGCAAGCACAAGGTGGGCGATAAGGTTGGCGTGATGGTGTTGCGCGATGGCAAGACGCAGACGTTGAGTGTGACGCTGGAGGCGGCGCCGGTGCAATAG
- a CDS encoding LCP family protein produces the protein MTTFKSNSRRSLDGPVRRQVVPPASGNLGSHPATPPASVEPAAEASLASEEGFVAVDTGGAKGSQVPDRPVAEEPVFVYRKPKKVRGAAIKALRWVGLGVLALVLVTGGWFGLRAFAAARNIIAHSNGVAPALAGMLDVTKLKGEGDGRVNILVLGIGGQGHEAPDLSDTIMVMSIDPKTKDAAMLSIPRDLYVKIPASAKSRQQYGKINAANVYGGPELAAQTVSNVIGVPIHYYVLIDFSGFRQAIDAVGGVDITVPKAIYDPDYPCDNERGGYCPFRMAAGPQHMDGTVALRYARSRKSTSDFDRAARQQQVIAALRQKALQLSTLTNPVKLTQLIDTVGSHLKTDIQPKEITKLASLAKDIDPAKTPQKVLDTDSKDALLVGGTNIISGAGYIEVPKLGNFNYSDIQDVVKNIFVDHYIVDENARLEVQNGSGMAGVAGSVVRSLQSAHYSVGAPVNADTLYTKTVLYDYTGGKKPYTINYLEQRFNVKAQRMTAPTPAVDANGQAAPVPQIRIILGSDYKATGSSG, from the coding sequence ATGACAACGTTTAAATCCAACAGTCGGCGGTCGCTCGACGGACCGGTTCGCCGCCAAGTAGTGCCGCCCGCAAGCGGTAATCTCGGCTCTCACCCTGCGACCCCACCGGCGTCGGTTGAGCCGGCGGCTGAAGCATCCTTGGCTTCGGAGGAGGGTTTTGTGGCGGTTGATACCGGAGGCGCTAAGGGGTCTCAGGTGCCTGATCGGCCGGTGGCTGAGGAGCCTGTTTTTGTTTACCGCAAGCCGAAAAAAGTGCGCGGTGCGGCGATCAAAGCCCTACGATGGGTAGGCTTGGGAGTGTTGGCGCTGGTCTTGGTGACGGGTGGTTGGTTTGGCTTGCGCGCGTTCGCGGCGGCCCGCAATATCATTGCTCATTCCAATGGTGTGGCCCCGGCCTTGGCCGGAATGTTGGATGTTACCAAGCTCAAGGGTGAGGGTGACGGCCGCGTGAATATTTTGGTGCTGGGTATTGGCGGCCAGGGGCATGAGGCGCCGGATTTGTCGGATACGATCATGGTGATGAGCATTGATCCCAAGACCAAAGATGCGGCGATGCTTTCGATACCCCGCGACCTGTATGTGAAGATCCCGGCATCGGCCAAATCGCGGCAGCAGTATGGCAAAATTAATGCTGCCAACGTGTACGGCGGGCCGGAGTTGGCGGCGCAAACGGTGTCCAATGTGATCGGCGTGCCGATTCACTATTACGTGCTCATCGATTTCTCGGGCTTCCGCCAGGCCATTGATGCGGTGGGGGGTGTGGATATCACGGTACCGAAGGCGATTTATGACCCGGACTATCCATGCGACAACGAACGCGGCGGGTACTGTCCGTTTCGGATGGCGGCTGGCCCGCAGCACATGGACGGGACCGTGGCGTTGCGATATGCTCGGTCGCGCAAGAGCACGAGCGATTTTGACCGGGCGGCCCGGCAGCAGCAGGTGATTGCGGCGCTGCGGCAAAAGGCATTGCAGCTTTCGACCCTGACGAATCCGGTGAAATTAACGCAGCTGATTGATACGGTGGGGAGCCATCTCAAGACCGACATTCAGCCCAAAGAGATCACAAAATTGGCGTCGCTGGCCAAAGATATTGATCCGGCCAAAACGCCTCAGAAGGTGCTTGATACCGACTCCAAGGATGCCTTGCTCGTGGGCGGCACCAATATTATTAGCGGTGCGGGATACATTGAAGTGCCCAAGTTGGGCAATTTTAACTACAGCGATATTCAGGATGTGGTAAAGAATATTTTCGTCGACCACTACATCGTAGATGAGAATGCGCGGTTGGAAGTGCAGAATGGTTCGGGGATGGCGGGAGTGGCCGGGAGTGTGGTGCGGAGTTTGCAGTCGGCGCATTATAGCGTGGGCGCGCCGGTAAATGCCGACACCCTCTATACAAAGACGGTTTTGTATGACTATACTGGCGGGAAGAAACCGTATACGATAAATTACCTTGAGCAGCGGTTTAATGTGAAGGCGCAGCGAATGACGGCTCCGACGCCGGCGGTGGATGCGAATGGTCAGGCGGCGCCTGTCCCACAGATAAGGATTATCCTTGGCAGTGATTACAAAGCAACGGGTTCGTCTGGGTAG
- the lepB gene encoding signal peptidase I, whose product MDNQNTTPTPPTNDTNGPTPNPASLPNSPLSPSPETAPPTPQPADLRATSTTPTANYGQPSEPTGPPPPNTGKAVSNIASGFATVFGAIFSWIIFPIAVVLILHNFVFQAYHVIGTSMVPTLHDADYLIVSKVGYTQALVERIFGQDKKYIPARGEVVVFRFPKDTSRVFVKRVVGLPGDRVVVKNGTVTVYNAAHSDGFNPDATYEAKDTPTLIDTDETVQPGNIFVMGDNRTPNGSYDSREWGELPSSYIIGNAVLRLLPLDQVKIL is encoded by the coding sequence ATGGATAACCAAAACACAACCCCGACCCCGCCGACCAACGACACCAACGGTCCAACCCCGAACCCAGCGAGCCTACCAAACTCACCGCTGAGCCCCTCTCCCGAGACCGCCCCCCCAACCCCGCAGCCAGCCGATCTCCGAGCTACATCCACTACGCCTACCGCCAACTACGGCCAACCCAGCGAACCAACCGGCCCACCGCCCCCCAACACCGGCAAAGCCGTATCCAATATCGCCTCCGGCTTCGCCACGGTATTTGGCGCCATCTTCTCCTGGATCATTTTCCCCATTGCCGTAGTGCTCATTCTCCACAATTTCGTCTTCCAGGCGTACCACGTCATCGGCACCAGCATGGTCCCCACCCTCCACGACGCCGACTACCTCATCGTGTCCAAGGTGGGCTACACCCAGGCCCTCGTCGAACGCATATTCGGCCAAGACAAAAAATATATTCCCGCCCGCGGCGAAGTGGTAGTTTTTCGCTTTCCCAAGGACACTTCTCGGGTCTTCGTGAAGCGCGTCGTCGGCCTGCCCGGCGATCGCGTCGTGGTCAAAAACGGCACCGTCACCGTCTACAACGCGGCCCATTCCGACGGCTTCAACCCCGACGCCACCTACGAGGCCAAGGATACCCCCACCCTCATCGACACCGACGAAACCGTCCAACCCGGCAACATCTTCGTGATGGGCGACAACCGCACCCCCAACGGCTCCTACGACTCGCGCGAATGGGGCGAACTACCCTCAAGCTACATCATTGGCAACGCCGTACTGCGCCTACTGCCGCTCGATCAGGTCAAGATTCTCTAG
- a CDS encoding ParB/RepB/Spo0J family partition protein: MSEPAKTERKRGLGRGFDALIPTQMVEDEFDVTAPVDESGHRSSADLVRELDPMLVDPNPHQPRQNFDEAALEALAASIRVHGILQPLVVTRVGSRYELIAGERRLRAAKRAGLDAVPVIVRSFDEQQKLELALIENLQRAELNPIEVATAYRKLLDQFNMRLEDLGKRIGKEVSTISNTTRLLNLPPEGKRAIIEGRISEGHARAILSLAEKDPESQLAKRLELLDMIIRHHWTVRQAEEFARGYKGRYGNKLKAAARIAAVNQLTMELGDYLGAKVTQVSTAKGGKIVIEYYSQEELDRIYRAIKAERE; this comes from the coding sequence ATGAGCGAACCGGCAAAAACTGAGCGTAAACGGGGTCTGGGTCGGGGGTTTGATGCGCTGATCCCTACCCAAATGGTGGAGGACGAGTTTGATGTGACCGCGCCGGTGGACGAGAGCGGCCATCGTAGCTCGGCTGATCTGGTGCGTGAACTTGATCCCATGCTGGTTGATCCAAACCCGCATCAGCCGCGGCAAAATTTTGATGAGGCGGCGCTGGAGGCACTGGCGGCGAGCATTCGCGTGCACGGGATTTTGCAGCCGCTGGTGGTGACGCGCGTGGGCTCGCGGTACGAGCTGATTGCCGGTGAACGGCGGCTGCGGGCGGCCAAGCGCGCGGGCTTGGATGCGGTGCCGGTGATTGTGCGCAGCTTTGATGAGCAGCAAAAGTTGGAGCTGGCGCTCATCGAAAACTTGCAGCGCGCGGAGCTCAATCCGATTGAGGTTGCGACGGCGTATCGCAAGCTGCTCGACCAATTTAATATGCGGCTCGAGGATTTGGGCAAGCGGATTGGCAAGGAAGTCTCGACTATCTCGAATACTACTCGGTTGCTCAATTTGCCTCCTGAGGGCAAGCGGGCGATCATCGAGGGGAGGATTAGCGAGGGGCATGCGCGGGCGATTTTGTCGCTGGCCGAGAAGGACCCCGAGAGCCAGCTGGCGAAGCGGTTGGAGCTACTCGACATGATCATCCGGCATCATTGGACGGTGCGGCAGGCCGAGGAATTTGCGCGGGGCTACAAGGGGCGCTATGGCAACAAACTCAAAGCGGCGGCGCGGATTGCGGCGGTCAACCAGCTCACAATGGAGCTTGGCGATTACCTGGGCGCCAAGGTGACGCAGGTGAGCACGGCCAAGGGCGGTAAGATTGTGATTGAATATTATTCGCAGGAAGAGCTCGATCGGATTTATCGGGCGATTAAGGCCGAGCGGGAGTAG
- a CDS encoding ParA family protein, translated as MAKIIAIANQKGGVGKTTTTINLGAYLASNKKRVLVVDLDPQGNTSSGLGIVRDQLSGDLYDVLLEGTPAAAVARETAVDGLYVLPASPVLAAAEVELVAVPQREFKLRQALEQLDYDYVLIDCPPSLGILTVNGLVAAHELIIPVQAEFYAMEGLGQLVQTVQRVRKGLNPKLRLMGVLVTMHNGRTSLSAQVHEEVKRHFPDTVFDTVIPRNVRLAEAPSFGKTIMHYDGWSKGARSYKALAKEVEKRAGVKR; from the coding sequence ATGGCCAAGATAATCGCGATCGCGAACCAGAAGGGTGGGGTGGGTAAGACTACTACCACGATCAATCTGGGTGCGTATTTGGCTTCGAACAAGAAGCGGGTGCTGGTGGTAGATTTGGATCCGCAGGGTAATACCTCGAGCGGCTTGGGGATCGTGCGCGATCAGTTGAGTGGGGATTTGTACGATGTGCTGCTAGAGGGCACGCCGGCGGCGGCTGTGGCGCGCGAGACGGCGGTGGACGGGCTGTATGTGCTGCCGGCCAGTCCGGTGCTGGCGGCGGCGGAGGTGGAGCTGGTGGCGGTGCCGCAGCGTGAGTTTAAGCTACGGCAGGCGCTGGAGCAGCTCGATTATGATTATGTGCTGATTGATTGTCCGCCGAGCCTGGGCATTTTGACCGTGAATGGGCTGGTGGCGGCGCATGAGCTGATCATTCCGGTGCAGGCGGAGTTTTATGCGATGGAGGGGTTGGGGCAATTGGTGCAGACCGTGCAGCGGGTGCGCAAGGGACTCAACCCGAAATTGAGGCTGATGGGAGTGTTGGTGACGATGCACAACGGGCGAACGAGTCTGAGTGCGCAAGTTCACGAGGAGGTGAAGCGGCATTTTCCCGATACCGTATTTGACACCGTGATTCCGCGGAACGTGCGTTTGGCGGAGGCGCCGAGCTTTGGTAAAACGATTATGCATTATGATGGATGGAGCAAGGGGGCGCGAAGTTACAAGGCGCTGGCCAAAGAAGTAGAAAAACGAGCAGGAGTGAAGCGGTAA
- a CDS encoding PKD domain-containing protein: MLGNEHFGRVRPHRHTSYAGLLFGLLVSGLLLVGASLTVSAAAPAVNPQSGSVGLIGTVRGPAPSVSATILSPSDGSHTSSIPVTVSGACPAGTFVTIEKNEVFAGATVCRDDGTFSLLVDLFAGANRLVARVSDALGQFGPDSPAVTVFYDAPSLDRTAGTVGKQLFLETSQTVLGGNPGEQIARTITIVGGVGPYAVSWDFGDYATSLSSQTGEGAVTARHTYAQPGTYQVIVRVTDSLGNTAYLQVVTVVNGPVEAYGASHGLGALPGALVTAWPLYGLAVVMVIFFWLGERRELRKLRRRHLLLER; this comes from the coding sequence ATGCTGGGCAACGAGCATTTTGGCAGGGTGAGGCCGCATCGGCACACTTCGTACGCGGGATTGTTGTTTGGGCTGCTGGTATCGGGGTTGTTGCTGGTGGGCGCGAGCCTGACGGTTTCGGCGGCGGCGCCGGCGGTGAATCCGCAATCGGGCTCGGTGGGGCTCATCGGCACGGTGCGCGGGCCGGCTCCGAGCGTGTCGGCGACGATTCTGAGCCCCAGCGATGGTTCGCATACCTCGAGCATTCCGGTGACGGTGTCGGGAGCGTGTCCGGCGGGGACGTTTGTGACGATCGAGAAAAACGAGGTATTTGCGGGCGCGACCGTGTGTCGTGACGACGGCACCTTTTCGCTGCTGGTGGACTTGTTTGCTGGGGCCAATCGCTTGGTAGCGCGGGTATCCGATGCGCTCGGCCAATTTGGGCCGGATTCGCCGGCGGTAACGGTGTTTTATGATGCGCCCTCGCTGGACCGGACGGCGGGCACGGTGGGCAAACAGCTGTTTCTGGAGACCAGCCAAACAGTGCTGGGGGGCAATCCGGGGGAACAGATTGCGCGTACGATTACGATTGTGGGTGGCGTGGGTCCGTACGCGGTGAGCTGGGATTTTGGCGATTACGCCACGAGTTTGTCGAGCCAGACGGGAGAGGGGGCGGTGACGGCTCGTCACACCTACGCGCAGCCTGGGACGTATCAGGTGATCGTGCGCGTGACGGACAGCTTGGGGAATACGGCTTATCTTCAGGTGGTGACGGTCGTGAACGGACCGGTGGAGGCTTACGGCGCGTCGCACGGACTGGGGGCCTTGCCGGGGGCATTGGTGACAGCCTGGCCGCTGTATGGTTTGGCGGTGGTGATGGTGATATTTTTTTGGCTGGGCGAACGTCGCGAACTGCGAAAATTGCGTCGTCGACATTTGCTTTTGGAGCGGTAA
- a CDS encoding cohesin domain-containing protein, giving the protein MPRVEPNPPSVILGKYWPLTLLAVVLVLGGIGAVVYQNRTGHRLSLTPTPSAPAATPASTATLYLFPAAGTITAGGTLTIEIRENSGAAAVNAVQANFTYPADKLDFVSADAATGAFSIAAESTGQNGLVKIARGTIKPVSSDHSVAKVTFRAKTTPGTAALSFAAGSALISTPGAANILGTPTGATLTIK; this is encoded by the coding sequence ATGCCTCGCGTAGAACCAAATCCCCCCTCTGTCATTCTCGGCAAATACTGGCCCCTCACCCTCTTGGCCGTCGTGCTTGTACTCGGCGGCATCGGCGCCGTGGTCTACCAAAACCGCACCGGCCACCGCCTCTCCCTCACGCCCACTCCCAGCGCCCCCGCCGCCACCCCCGCCTCGACTGCCACCCTCTATCTCTTCCCCGCCGCCGGCACCATTACCGCCGGCGGTACGCTCACCATCGAGATCCGCGAAAACAGCGGCGCCGCTGCCGTAAACGCTGTACAGGCCAACTTCACCTACCCCGCCGATAAGCTCGATTTCGTCAGCGCCGACGCCGCCACCGGCGCCTTTAGCATTGCGGCCGAATCCACCGGCCAAAACGGCCTGGTCAAGATCGCCCGCGGCACCATCAAACCCGTGAGCTCCGACCATTCAGTCGCCAAAGTCACCTTCCGCGCCAAAACCACGCCCGGCACCGCCGCTCTGAGCTTCGCCGCCGGCTCGGCCCTCATTTCGACCCCCGGCGCCGCCAACATCCTGGGCACCCCCACCGGCGCCACCCTCACCATCAAATAA